The sequence GTGGGGGTAATGTAACACAATTTGGATTGTGGGGGTAATGTAACACCAAGTTTGGATTGTGGGGGTAATATAACACCAAGTTTGGATTGTGGGGGTGATGTAACACCAAGTTTGGATTGTGGGGGTGATGTAACACCAAGTTTGGATTGTGGGGGTAATTATGTAACACCAAGTTTGGATTGTGGGGGTGATGTAACACCAAGTTTGGATTGTGGGGGTGATGTAACACAAAGTTTGGATTGTGGGGGTAATGTAACACCAAGTTTGGATTGTGGGGGTGATGTAACACAAAGTTTGGATTGTGGGGGTAATGTAAAACCAAGTTTGGATTGTGGGGGTAATGTAACACAAAGTTTGGATTGTGGGGGTGATGTAACACCAAGTTTGGATTGTGGGGGTGATGTAACACCAAGTTTGGATTGTGGGAGTGATGTAACACCAAGTTTGGATTGTGGGGGTAATTATGTAACACCAAGTTTGGATTGTGGGGGTGATGTAACACCAAGTTTGGATTGTGGGGGTGATGTAACACAAAGTTTGGATTGTGGGGGTACTGTAACACCAAGTTTGGATTGTGGGGGTGATGTAACACAAAGTTTGGATTGTGGGGGTAATGTAAAACCAAGTTTGGATTGTGGGGGTAATGTAACACAAAGTTTGGATTGTGGGGGTGATGTAACACCAAGTTTGGATTGTGGGGGTAATGTAACACCAAGTTTGGATTGTGGGGGTAATGTAACACCAAGTTTGGATTGTGGAGGTGATTTAACACCAAGTTTGGATTGTGGCAGTAATATAACACAAAGTTTGGATTGTGGGGGTAATGTAAAACTAAGTTTGGATTGTGGGGGTAATGTAACACAAAGTTTGGATTGTGGGGGTGATGTAACACCAAGTTTGGATTGTGGGGGTAATGTAACACCAAGTTTGGATTGTGGGGGTAATGTAACACCAAGTTTGGATTGTGGGGGTGATGTAACACCAAGTTTGGATTGTGGGAGTAATGTAACACAAAGTTTGGATTGTGGGGGTAATGTAACACAAAATTTGGATTGTGGGGGTAATGTAACACAAAGTTTGGATTGTGGGGGT is a genomic window of Pecten maximus unplaced genomic scaffold, xPecMax1.1, whole genome shotgun sequence containing:
- the LOC117320468 gene encoding keratin-associated protein 5-4-like, whose translation is LDCGGNITPSLDCGGDVTPSLDCGGDVTPSLDCGGNYVTPSLDCGGDVTPSLDCGGDVTQSLDCGGNVTPSLDCGGDVTQSLDCGGNVKPSLDCGGNVTQSLDCGGDVTPSLDCGGDVTPSLDCGSDVTPSLDCGGNYVTPSLDCGGDVTPSLDCGGDVTQSLDCGGTVTPSLDCGGDVTQSLDCGGNVKPSLDCGGNVTQSLDCGGDVTPSLDCGGNVTPSLDCGGNVTPSLDCGGDLTPSLDCGSNITQSLDCGGNVKLSLDCGGNVTQSLDCGGDVTPSLDCGGNVTPSLDCGGNVTPSLDCGGDVTPSLDCGSNVTQSLDCG